From Pseudomonas sp. FP2335, the proteins below share one genomic window:
- a CDS encoding FagA protein, giving the protein MSSVLHEDPYLESWRWMSRQIRCGLNPDEPRLIEHYLNEGRYLACCTATHPWTIAETSFHLLLDTAGDIALPWHWRTTCLDQAWRPLRDLEKLSHCACRLKRWQTFAWQLATCELLPSLSVSDLVQGSSDE; this is encoded by the coding sequence ATGAGTTCTGTCCTGCATGAGGATCCTTACCTGGAGAGCTGGCGCTGGATGAGTCGTCAGATTCGCTGCGGCCTCAATCCCGACGAGCCGCGCCTGATCGAACATTACCTCAACGAGGGTCGATACCTGGCGTGCTGCACTGCGACCCATCCATGGACGATCGCTGAAACCTCATTCCATCTGTTGCTCGACACCGCCGGCGATATTGCGCTGCCCTGGCATTGGCGCACGACATGCCTGGACCAGGCCTGGCGCCCCCTGCGCGACCTGGAAAAACTTTCCCACTGCGCCTGCCGCCTCAAGCGCTGGCAGACCTTTGCCTGGCAATTGGCGACCTGCGAGTTGCTGCCTTCCCTTTCTGTGTCTGACCTTGTGCAAGGATCCTCCGATGAGTAA
- a CDS encoding carbon-nitrogen hydrolase family protein, translating to MSFAVIQMVSQSDVLANLAQARRLLEQAAAGGAKLAVLPENFAAMGRRDVADIGRTEALGEGPILPWLKQTARDLTLWIVAGTLPLPPRDQPYAKSNACSLLVDDQGEIVARYDKLHLFDVDVADARGRYRESDDYAFGSNVVVADTPVGRLGLTVCYDLRFPELYSELRAAGAELITAPSAFTAVTGAAHWDVLIRARAIETQCYLLAAAQGGVHPGPRETYGHAAIVDPWGRVLAQQDQGEAVLLAERDSSEQASIRARMPVVSHRRFFSQGAQRPASER from the coding sequence ATGTCCTTTGCGGTAATTCAAATGGTCAGCCAGAGCGATGTGCTGGCCAATCTTGCCCAGGCCCGGCGCCTGCTGGAGCAAGCGGCGGCAGGGGGGGCGAAGCTGGCGGTGCTGCCGGAAAACTTTGCCGCCATGGGCCGGCGTGATGTGGCCGATATCGGCCGGACCGAGGCATTGGGCGAAGGACCGATCCTGCCGTGGTTGAAACAGACCGCCCGCGACCTCACCTTATGGATAGTGGCTGGCACCTTGCCGTTGCCGCCCAGGGATCAGCCGTACGCCAAGTCCAACGCCTGTTCGCTGCTGGTCGATGACCAGGGCGAAATCGTTGCCCGATACGACAAGTTGCACCTGTTCGATGTGGACGTTGCCGACGCGCGCGGTCGTTATCGTGAATCCGACGACTATGCTTTCGGCAGCAACGTGGTGGTGGCGGACACGCCGGTGGGGCGATTGGGCCTGACGGTGTGTTACGACCTGCGCTTCCCCGAGCTGTACAGCGAGTTGCGTGCAGCAGGGGCTGAATTGATTACCGCGCCTTCGGCGTTTACCGCGGTGACCGGCGCGGCGCACTGGGACGTGCTGATTCGCGCACGCGCCATCGAAACCCAGTGTTACCTGCTGGCGGCCGCCCAGGGCGGCGTGCATCCGGGGCCGCGGGAAACCTATGGTCACGCGGCGATCGTCGACCCGTGGGGACGGGTGCTGGCGCAACAGGATCAAGGCGAAGCGGTGTTGTTGGCCGAGCGCGATAGCAGTGAACAAGCGTCGATACGGGCGCGTATGCCGGTGGTCAGCCACCGGCGTTTTTTCTCGCAGGGCGCACAGCGGCCTGCTTCGGAACGATGA
- the pmbA gene encoding metalloprotease PmbA produces MSAAQSVGPQALPALQEQVEQILAEAKRQGASACEVAVSLEQGLSTSVRQREVETVEFNRDQGFGITLYVGQRKGSASTSASGPEAIRETVAAALAIAKHTSEDESSGLADKALMAKDLKDFDLFHAWDITPEQAIELALTCEAAAFDADARIKNADGTTLSTHQGCRVYGNSHGFVGGYASTRHSLSCVMIAEANGQMQRDYWYDVSRQGELLADPVSIGQRAAQRAASRLGARPVPTCEVPVLFSAELAGGLFSSFLGAISGGNLYRKSSFLEGAIGQKLFPEWLTLDERPHLMRAMGSSAFDGDGLATYAKPFVENGELVSYVLGTYSGRKLGLPSTANAGGVHNLFVTHGDEDQAALLRRMGRGLLVTELMGHGLNMVTGDYSRGAAGFWVENGEIQFAVQEVTIAGNMRDMFKQIVAVGNDLERRSNIHTGSVLIERMTVAGS; encoded by the coding sequence ATGAGTGCAGCCCAAAGCGTCGGCCCGCAAGCGTTACCGGCACTGCAGGAACAAGTCGAGCAGATCCTTGCCGAGGCCAAGCGCCAGGGGGCCAGTGCCTGTGAGGTGGCGGTGTCGCTGGAGCAGGGGCTGTCGACATCGGTACGCCAGCGGGAAGTGGAAACCGTTGAGTTCAACCGCGACCAGGGTTTTGGCATCACCTTGTACGTAGGGCAGCGCAAAGGTTCGGCCAGTACGTCGGCGAGCGGCCCGGAGGCGATCCGCGAAACCGTCGCCGCCGCGTTGGCGATTGCCAAGCACACCTCCGAGGATGAAAGCTCGGGCCTGGCCGACAAAGCGCTGATGGCCAAGGACTTGAAAGACTTCGATCTGTTCCACGCCTGGGACATTACCCCGGAGCAGGCCATTGAACTGGCATTGACCTGCGAAGCCGCTGCGTTCGATGCAGATGCCCGCATCAAGAACGCCGATGGCACCACGTTGAGCACGCATCAGGGCTGTCGTGTCTACGGCAACAGCCATGGTTTTGTAGGGGGGTATGCCTCCACTCGCCATAGCCTGAGCTGCGTGATGATTGCTGAAGCCAACGGCCAGATGCAGCGTGATTACTGGTACGACGTAAGCCGCCAGGGCGAGTTGCTGGCGGACCCGGTCAGCATTGGCCAGCGCGCCGCACAACGTGCCGCCAGCCGCTTGGGCGCGCGTCCGGTGCCAACTTGCGAAGTGCCGGTGTTGTTTTCGGCGGAGTTGGCCGGTGGTTTGTTCAGCAGTTTCCTAGGCGCGATTTCCGGCGGCAACCTGTACCGCAAGTCGTCGTTCCTTGAGGGCGCTATCGGGCAAAAGCTGTTCCCGGAGTGGTTGACCCTTGATGAGCGCCCGCACCTAATGCGTGCCATGGGGAGCTCGGCGTTCGACGGCGATGGCCTGGCGACCTATGCCAAACCGTTCGTCGAAAACGGCGAGTTGGTGTCCTATGTGCTGGGGACATACTCCGGCCGCAAGCTCGGCCTGCCAAGCACGGCCAACGCCGGTGGCGTGCACAACCTGTTCGTTACCCATGGCGATGAAGACCAGGCGGCGTTGCTGCGTCGCATGGGACGTGGCCTGCTGGTGACTGAGTTGATGGGGCATGGCCTGAACATGGTGACCGGTGATTACTCCCGTGGTGCGGCGGGTTTCTGGGTGGAAAACGGCGAGATTCAGTTCGCGGTCCAGGAAGTGACCATCGCCGGCAACATGCGCGACATGTTCAAGCAAATCGTCGCGGTGGGTAACGACCTGGAACGGCGTAGCAACATTCACACAGGTTCGGTATTGATTGAGCGGATGACTGTCGCTGGCAGCTGA
- a CDS encoding YhdP family protein — protein MERLTRFFAALTRWGLGLCALLLVLAAVYVSLGRELTPLVAEYRAEVEARAQAAVDMPLHIGSLEGRWSGFAPMLLAHDVMLGEGSSALRLDQVEVVPDIWASLMAREVRIAHLEVSGLQLSVKEDKDGHWALQGLPAQDDQPLDPQQLLQRMQMVKRVSLLDSQVTLQPFDQPPLTLTYVGLSLHTGITRQRLDARLTLPDGQPLALSLRTRIRASQWQDAEAQAYLSLPQSDWAKWIPAKLTQQWKLTQFKAGGEFWLTWAKGTVQSAVVRLNSPQIKGSYAERKPVHIENLALNAYLQRSDSGLTVLFDSLAMNLGETRWESRVQLQQSLATDKDQEVWKLQADRLDLTPITPLLNALAPLPEGFATTIEHLKAIGLLRNVLVDFRPQDTTDQKLSFAANLERVGFDAYFGAPAARNISGSISGDLGHGELRMDSKDFSLHLDPIFAKPWQYIQANARLTWKLDKDGFTLIAPYIKVLGEEGKVAADFLIRLSFDQSREDYMDLRVGMVDGDGRFTSKYLPAVLSPALDEWLRTAILKGAVDEGFFQYQGSLNHDALPASRNISLFFKVHDAELAFQPGWPHVSKVTGEVFVEESGVRILASKGQLLDTKVNDIYVNIPHAPADKDSHLLLTGGFAGGLGDGLKILQEAPIGTASTFAGWKGEGDLQGSLDLDIPLAKGAEPKIVVDFKTDKSRLQLAEPTLDLTQLKGDFRFDSAKGLSGQNITAQAFDRPISAQIVAGGKPGNISTRVTAKGQVTVKRLTDWLKISQPLPVSGDIPYQLQLNLDGADSQLMVSSNLKGVAVDLPAPFGMPASQGRDSVFRMTLQGNERRYWFDYGELANFTFAAPPDKFNDGRGELFLGDGDALLPTVKGLRIRGVLSELDLDPWKKLVDRYAGNDPGGSAKQLLSGADFKVGKLTGFGTQFDQVKLQLDRKPAAWGLQLDSQQAKGTVNLPDAKGAPIAINLQYVKLPAVDPSVQADENAPDPLADIDPKDIPALDIAIDQLFQGPDLIGAWSLKIRPTTKGLAFTNLDLGLKGMQLKGDGGWEGTPGSSGSWYKGRLDGKNIGDVLKGWGYAPTVTSKDFHLDVDGRWPGSPAYVGPKRFSGSLDASFRSGQFVEVEGGAQALRVFGLLNFNSIGRRLRLDFSDLLGKGLSYDRVKGLLAASNGVFVTREPITMTGPSTNLELNGTLDLVADRVDAKLLVTLPVTNNLPIAALIVGAPAIGGALFLIDKLIGDRVSRFASVQYKVEGPWKDPKITFDKPFEKPN, from the coding sequence ATGGAGCGTCTGACACGCTTTTTTGCCGCTTTGACCCGTTGGGGCCTGGGCCTTTGCGCGTTGCTGCTGGTACTGGCGGCGGTGTACGTGAGCCTGGGGCGCGAATTGACCCCGCTTGTGGCCGAATATCGCGCCGAAGTCGAGGCCAGGGCCCAGGCGGCGGTAGATATGCCGCTGCACATTGGCAGCCTTGAAGGCCGTTGGAGCGGCTTTGCGCCGATGCTGCTGGCCCACGACGTGATGCTGGGCGAGGGCAGCAGCGCCTTGCGCCTGGATCAGGTCGAAGTGGTGCCGGACATCTGGGCCAGCCTGATGGCGCGTGAAGTGCGCATCGCACATCTGGAAGTCAGTGGCCTGCAACTCAGCGTCAAGGAGGACAAGGACGGCCACTGGGCGCTGCAAGGCCTGCCGGCGCAGGATGACCAGCCGCTGGACCCACAGCAATTGCTACAGCGTATGCAGATGGTCAAGCGCGTGTCGCTGCTCGACAGCCAGGTGACCTTGCAACCCTTCGACCAGCCCCCGCTGACCCTGACATATGTCGGCCTGAGCTTGCACACCGGCATCACCCGCCAGCGCCTGGACGCGCGCCTGACCCTGCCTGACGGCCAGCCCCTGGCACTGAGCTTGCGCACGCGGATTCGTGCGAGCCAATGGCAAGACGCTGAAGCACAGGCCTACCTGAGCCTGCCCCAGAGCGACTGGGCCAAGTGGATTCCGGCCAAGCTGACGCAGCAATGGAAACTCACCCAATTCAAGGCCGGCGGCGAATTCTGGCTGACCTGGGCAAAGGGCACCGTGCAAAGCGCGGTGGTGCGCCTCAACTCGCCACAGATCAAGGGCAGCTACGCCGAGCGCAAGCCGGTGCACATTGAAAACCTGGCCCTCAACGCCTACCTGCAACGCAGTGATAGCGGTCTTACGGTGCTGTTCGACTCGCTGGCGATGAACCTGGGCGAGACCCGCTGGGAATCGCGCGTGCAATTGCAGCAAAGCCTGGCCACCGACAAGGACCAAGAGGTGTGGAAGCTTCAGGCGGACCGCCTGGACCTGACCCCCATCACACCGTTGCTCAATGCCCTGGCGCCGTTGCCCGAAGGTTTCGCCACGACCATCGAGCACCTGAAGGCGATTGGCCTGCTGCGCAATGTGCTGGTGGATTTCCGTCCTCAGGACACCACGGATCAAAAACTCAGTTTCGCCGCCAATCTCGAACGTGTGGGGTTTGACGCCTACTTCGGTGCCCCGGCTGCCCGTAACATTTCCGGCAGTATCAGCGGTGACCTTGGCCATGGCGAACTGCGCATGGACAGCAAGGACTTTTCCCTGCACCTGGATCCCATCTTTGCCAAACCCTGGCAGTACATCCAGGCCAATGCGCGCCTGACGTGGAAGCTGGATAAAGATGGCTTCACCCTGATCGCGCCGTATATCAAGGTGCTGGGCGAAGAGGGCAAAGTGGCTGCCGATTTCTTGATTCGCCTGAGTTTTGACCAAAGCCGCGAAGACTACATGGACCTGCGGGTGGGCATGGTCGATGGCGACGGGCGCTTCACCTCCAAATACCTGCCGGCGGTGTTGAGCCCGGCACTGGATGAATGGCTGCGCACGGCGATTCTCAAAGGTGCGGTCGACGAGGGGTTCTTCCAATACCAGGGCTCGCTCAACCACGATGCGTTGCCCGCCTCGCGCAATATCAGCCTGTTCTTCAAGGTGCATGACGCCGAACTGGCGTTCCAGCCAGGCTGGCCGCATGTGAGCAAGGTCACGGGTGAGGTGTTCGTCGAAGAGAGCGGTGTGCGCATCCTGGCCAGCAAGGGGCAATTGCTCGACACCAAGGTCAACGACATCTACGTCAATATTCCCCATGCGCCGGCGGACAAGGACAGCCACCTGCTGCTCACCGGCGGTTTTGCCGGCGGCCTGGGAGATGGTCTGAAGATCCTTCAGGAAGCGCCGATCGGCACGGCTTCGACGTTTGCCGGCTGGAAGGGCGAGGGCGACCTGCAAGGCAGCCTGGATCTGGACATACCGCTGGCCAAGGGCGCCGAACCGAAAATCGTGGTGGACTTCAAGACCGACAAGTCCCGGCTGCAATTGGCCGAGCCCACCTTGGACCTGACCCAACTCAAGGGGGATTTCCGCTTCGACAGCGCCAAGGGCCTCAGTGGCCAGAACATCACGGCCCAGGCGTTCGACCGGCCGATCAGCGCGCAGATTGTTGCCGGCGGCAAGCCGGGCAATATCAGTACGCGCGTGACGGCCAAAGGGCAGGTCACGGTCAAGCGGCTGACGGACTGGTTGAAAATCAGCCAGCCGTTGCCGGTTTCCGGCGATATTCCATACCAGCTGCAACTGAACCTTGACGGTGCCGACAGTCAACTGATGGTCAGCTCCAACCTCAAGGGCGTGGCAGTGGATTTGCCGGCGCCCTTTGGCATGCCGGCCAGCCAGGGGCGTGACAGTGTGTTCCGCATGACCTTGCAGGGTAACGAGCGCCGCTACTGGTTCGATTATGGCGAGTTGGCGAATTTCACCTTCGCGGCGCCGCCGGACAAGTTCAATGACGGCCGGGGCGAGTTGTTCCTCGGTGATGGCGATGCGCTGTTGCCGACAGTCAAAGGCCTGCGCATTCGCGGAGTCTTGTCGGAACTGGATCTGGACCCGTGGAAGAAGCTCGTGGACCGTTATGCGGGCAACGACCCGGGCGGCAGCGCCAAGCAATTGCTCAGTGGGGCCGACTTCAAGGTCGGCAAGCTGACCGGCTTTGGCACCCAGTTCGATCAGGTCAAATTGCAGTTGGACCGCAAACCCGCGGCGTGGGGCCTGCAGCTCGACAGCCAGCAGGCCAAGGGCACGGTGAACCTGCCGGACGCCAAGGGCGCGCCGATTGCGATCAACCTGCAGTATGTGAAATTGCCGGCCGTGGACCCGAGCGTACAGGCCGATGAAAACGCCCCGGACCCTTTGGCCGACATCGACCCCAAGGATATTCCCGCGCTCGACATTGCCATCGACCAGCTGTTCCAGGGGCCGGACTTGATCGGCGCGTGGTCGTTGAAGATCCGCCCGACAACCAAGGGTTTGGCCTTCACCAATCTGGACCTTGGCCTCAAGGGCATGCAGCTCAAGGGTGATGGCGGCTGGGAAGGCACGCCGGGAAGCAGCGGCAGCTGGTACAAGGGGCGCCTGGACGGTAAGAATATCGGCGATGTACTCAAGGGCTGGGGTTATGCGCCGACCGTCACCAGCAAGGACTTCCATCTGGACGTGGACGGGCGCTGGCCGGGCTCGCCGGCCTATGTGGGGCCGAAACGTTTCTCCGGCAGCCTGGACGCATCCTTTCGCAGCGGTCAGTTCGTGGAAGTGGAAGGCGGCGCCCAAGCCCTGCGTGTGTTTGGCCTGCTCAATTTCAACTCCATTGGGCGCCGGTTGCGCCTGGACTTTTCCGACTTGCTCGGCAAGGGCTTGAGTTATGACCGGGTCAAAGGCCTGTTGGCTGCCAGTAACGGCGTGTTCGTTACCCGCGAGCCGATCACCATGACCGGGCCGTCGACCAACCTTGAGCTTAACGGCACCCTGGATCTGGTGGCCGACCGTGTCGACGCCAAGTTGCTGGTGACATTGCCGGTCACCAACAACCTGCCGATTGCCGCGTTGATCGTGGGGGCTCCGGCGATTGGTGGGGCGTTGTTCCTGATCGACAAGCTGATCGGTGACCGCGTTTCGCGCTTCGCCAGCGTGCAATACAAAGTCGAGGGGCCGTGGAAGGATCCGAAAATCACCTTCGACAAGCCATTTGAAAAGCCAAACTGA
- the yjgA gene encoding ribosome biogenesis factor YjgA, which yields MVDSYDDSLDGEKSKTQVKRELHALVDLGERLTTLKKDLIAKLPLTDEMRRALADAPKHTANIARKRHIMFIGKLMRDQDTDAILALLDQTDASTRQYNERFHNLERWRDRLISGDDAVLEKFVLDYPDADRQQLRSLIRQAQHELAHNKAPATSRKIFKYIRELDETQRGLR from the coding sequence ATGGTTGATTCTTACGACGACTCCCTCGATGGGGAGAAAAGCAAAACCCAGGTCAAACGTGAGCTGCATGCTCTGGTTGATCTGGGCGAGCGCCTTACAACGCTCAAGAAAGACTTGATTGCAAAACTGCCATTGACCGACGAAATGCGCCGGGCTCTTGCAGACGCACCCAAGCACACCGCGAATATCGCGCGTAAACGCCACATCATGTTTATCGGCAAGCTGATGCGCGATCAGGACACTGACGCCATTCTGGCCTTGCTCGATCAAACCGATGCCTCCACTCGCCAGTACAACGAACGTTTCCATAACCTGGAACGTTGGCGTGACCGCCTGATCTCGGGCGACGACGCCGTGCTGGAGAAATTCGTGCTGGACTACCCGGACGCGGACCGCCAGCAATTGCGCTCCCTGATCCGCCAGGCCCAACACGAACTGGCGCATAACAAGGCGCCGGCCACCAGCCGTAAAATCTTCAAGTACATCCGTGAGCTGGACGAGACTCAACGCGGTCTGCGCTGA
- the rng gene encoding ribonuclease G, with amino-acid sequence MSEEILINITPMESRVAVVENGVLQEVHVERTQKRGIVGNIYKGKVVRVLPGMQAAFVDIGLDRAAFIHASEISLREGPAVESISALVHEGQSLVVQVTKDPIGSKGARLTTQLSIPSRYLVYMPRTAHVGISLKIEDEAERERLKKVVSDCVAAEGIKEAGGFILRTAAEGAGADEILMDIRYLRRLWDQIGAQIKTIGAPSVIYEDLGLALRTLRDLVSPKIEKIRIDSRETFQRTTQFVAELMPEIADRLEHYPGERPIFDLYGVEDEIQKALERKVPLKSGGYLVVDPAEAMTTIDVNTGAFVGHRNLEETIFKTNLEAATAIARQLRLRNLGGIIIIDFIDMEDEEHQRQVLRTLEKQLERDHAKTNIIGITELGLVQMTRKRTRESLEQVLCEPCSSCQGRGKLKTPETVCYEIFREILREARAYQAEGYRVLANQKVVDRLLDEESGNVAELEGFIGRTIRFQVETMYSQEQYDVVLL; translated from the coding sequence ATGAGTGAAGAGATTCTGATCAATATCACGCCGATGGAATCACGCGTGGCGGTGGTAGAGAACGGTGTTCTGCAAGAAGTGCACGTCGAGCGCACCCAAAAGCGCGGGATCGTTGGCAATATCTATAAAGGCAAGGTGGTGCGTGTATTGCCGGGCATGCAGGCGGCATTCGTCGACATCGGCCTGGACCGTGCAGCGTTTATCCACGCATCGGAAATCTCCCTGCGCGAAGGCCCGGCGGTAGAGAGCATCAGCGCGCTGGTGCACGAAGGGCAGAGCCTGGTGGTGCAAGTCACCAAGGACCCCATCGGCTCCAAAGGCGCGCGCCTGACCACGCAGCTGTCGATTCCGTCGCGCTATCTGGTGTACATGCCGCGTACCGCCCACGTCGGCATTTCCCTGAAGATCGAAGATGAAGCCGAGCGTGAGCGCCTGAAGAAGGTGGTCAGCGACTGTGTGGCGGCCGAAGGCATCAAGGAGGCCGGTGGTTTCATCCTGCGCACTGCCGCCGAGGGTGCCGGTGCCGATGAAATCCTCATGGATATCCGTTACCTGCGGCGCCTGTGGGACCAGATCGGCGCACAGATCAAGACCATCGGCGCACCCAGTGTCATCTACGAAGACCTGGGCCTGGCCCTGCGTACCCTGCGTGATCTGGTCAGCCCCAAGATTGAGAAAATTCGCATCGACTCGCGGGAAACCTTCCAGCGCACCACGCAATTTGTTGCCGAGCTGATGCCGGAAATTGCCGATCGCCTGGAGCACTATCCTGGCGAGCGGCCGATCTTTGACCTGTATGGCGTTGAAGATGAAATCCAGAAAGCCCTGGAACGCAAAGTGCCACTGAAGTCCGGTGGCTATCTGGTGGTGGACCCTGCGGAGGCCATGACCACCATCGACGTCAACACTGGCGCGTTCGTGGGGCATCGCAATCTCGAAGAAACCATCTTCAAGACCAACCTCGAAGCGGCCACTGCGATTGCCCGTCAACTGCGCCTGCGCAACCTGGGCGGGATCATCATCATCGACTTCATCGACATGGAAGATGAAGAGCACCAGCGCCAGGTGCTGCGCACCCTCGAGAAGCAACTGGAGCGCGACCACGCCAAGACGAACATTATCGGCATCACCGAGCTGGGCCTGGTACAGATGACCCGCAAGCGCACCCGCGAAAGCCTTGAGCAAGTGCTGTGCGAGCCGTGCAGCAGTTGCCAGGGGCGCGGTAAATTGAAGACTCCGGAAACCGTTTGCTACGAGATTTTCCGGGAAATCCTACGAGAGGCGCGAGCTTACCAGGCCGAAGGTTATAGAGTGCTCGCCAACCAGAAAGTGGTCGACCGCCTGTTGGACGAAGAGTCGGGCAACGTCGCCGAATTGGAGGGGTTTATCGGGCGCACAATTCGTTTCCAGGTTGAAACCATGTATTCCCAGGAACAATACGACGTGGTGCTGCTCTGA
- the tldD gene encoding metalloprotease TldD yields the protein MSELLSSVSEHLLAPGGVTIESLQTVLGDLAGPGIDAADLYFQGQISESWALEDGIVKEGSFNLDQGVGVRAQSGEKTGFAYSNAITLEALGLAARAARSISRAGQNGTVQAFSTQDVAQLYAPDNPLEVISRAEKVELLKRVDAATRALDPRIQQVTVSMAGVWERILVASTDGGLAADVRPLVRFNVSVIVEQNGRRERGGHGGGGRTDYRYFLTDDRAMGYAREALRQALVNLEAIPAPAGTLPVVLGSGWSGVLLHEAVGHGLEGDFNRKGSSAYSGRMGEMVASKLCTIVDDGTLAGRRGSLSVDDEGTPTECTTLIENGVLKGYMQDKLNARLMGVARTGNGRRESYAHLPMPRMTNTYMLGGESDPAEIIASVKRGIYCANLGGGQVDITSGKFVFSTSEAYLIEDGKITAPVKGATLIGNGPEAMSKVSMVGNDLSLDSGVGTCGKDGQSVPVGVGQPTLKIDAITVGGTGS from the coding sequence ATGAGCGAGTTGTTGTCCTCAGTCAGTGAACACCTCCTGGCACCTGGTGGCGTGACCATCGAAAGCTTGCAAACCGTGCTGGGCGATCTGGCCGGGCCGGGTATCGACGCGGCTGACCTGTATTTCCAGGGGCAGATCTCCGAGTCCTGGGCCCTTGAAGACGGCATCGTCAAGGAAGGCAGTTTCAACCTTGACCAAGGTGTAGGCGTGCGTGCGCAATCCGGAGAAAAAACCGGTTTTGCCTACAGCAACGCGATCACCCTGGAAGCCTTGGGCCTGGCGGCGCGTGCGGCGCGTTCGATCTCCCGTGCCGGGCAAAACGGTACGGTGCAGGCGTTCAGTACCCAGGACGTGGCGCAATTGTATGCCCCCGATAACCCCCTGGAAGTGATCAGCCGTGCGGAGAAGGTCGAGCTGCTCAAGCGTGTCGACGCGGCTACCCGCGCTCTTGACCCACGTATCCAGCAGGTCACCGTGAGCATGGCCGGTGTGTGGGAGCGCATCCTGGTGGCCTCCACCGATGGCGGCCTGGCGGCGGATGTACGGCCGCTGGTGCGCTTCAACGTCAGTGTGATCGTCGAGCAGAATGGCCGCCGGGAGCGCGGCGGGCACGGCGGCGGCGGGCGTACCGACTACCGTTATTTCCTCACTGATGACCGCGCCATGGGGTATGCCCGTGAAGCGCTGCGTCAGGCGCTGGTGAACCTGGAGGCCATTCCGGCCCCGGCCGGTACCTTGCCGGTGGTGTTGGGCTCGGGTTGGTCCGGCGTATTGCTGCACGAGGCCGTGGGCCATGGTCTGGAAGGTGACTTCAACCGCAAGGGCAGCTCGGCCTACAGCGGGCGCATGGGCGAGATGGTTGCGTCCAAGCTGTGCACCATTGTCGATGACGGCACCTTGGCCGGGCGCCGTGGCTCGTTGAGTGTCGACGACGAAGGCACTCCAACCGAATGCACCACGCTGATCGAAAACGGCGTGCTCAAGGGCTATATGCAAGACAAACTCAACGCTCGTCTGATGGGCGTGGCACGTACCGGCAACGGTCGTCGCGAGTCCTATGCGCACCTGCCGATGCCACGCATGACCAACACCTACATGCTCGGTGGCGAAAGCGACCCGGCGGAAATCATCGCCTCGGTAAAACGCGGAATCTACTGCGCCAACCTGGGTGGCGGCCAGGTGGACATCACCAGTGGCAAGTTCGTGTTCTCCACCAGCGAGGCGTACCTGATCGAAGACGGCAAGATCACCGCGCCGGTCAAAGGCGCAACGTTGATTGGCAACGGGCCGGAAGCCATGAGCAAGGTGTCGATGGTCGGTAACGACCTGTCGCTGGACAGCGGCGTGGGCACATGCGGCAAGGATGGGCAGTCGGTGCCGGTGGGTGTCGGCCAGCCAACGCTGAAAATTGATGCGATCACCGTGGGAGGCACGGGCTCGTAG